One genomic region from Conexibacter woesei DSM 14684 encodes:
- a CDS encoding Re/Si-specific NAD(P)(+) transhydrogenase subunit alpha, producing MLIGVPRETNAGETRVAATPATLRQLVGLGYDVVVEAGAGVLSSFDDDAYASAGAAVGSAEQAWQADVVFRVNGPTVDEIAKLKDGATIVALLAPALRPELVDALAQRPITALAMDAVPRISRAQSLDVLSSMANIAGYRAVIEAAHVFGRFFTGQVTAAGKVPPAKVLIAGAGVAGLAAIGAANSLGAIVRATDPRPEVADQVRSLGGEFLSVMELEVSSDGYARATSDDYNRLAAELYTEQAKDVDIIITTALIPGRPAPTLMTAEQVALMRSGSVIVDMAASMGGNVEGSVAGKAIVTDNGVTIIGYTDLAGRLPAQASQLYGTNLVNLMKLLTPERDGQVRLDFDDVVQRSMTVVRDGERTWPPPPVQVSAAPAARSESARAVEAAPAKAPRPAWVRYAPIAVGLLALWAVNAFAPDPLPSHFTVLMLAVVVGYYVIGKVHHALHTPLMSVTNAISGIIVVGAMLQLGEQDDTVIRVLATVAILFASINVFGGFAVTRRMLGMFNRG from the coding sequence ATGCTCATCGGAGTGCCCCGCGAGACCAACGCCGGGGAGACACGCGTCGCCGCTACCCCCGCAACGCTCAGACAGCTTGTGGGACTCGGCTATGACGTCGTGGTCGAGGCGGGGGCCGGTGTGCTCTCCAGCTTCGACGACGACGCGTACGCGTCGGCGGGAGCGGCCGTCGGGTCCGCCGAGCAGGCGTGGCAGGCCGATGTCGTGTTCCGCGTCAACGGCCCGACCGTCGACGAGATCGCGAAGCTGAAGGACGGCGCGACGATCGTCGCGCTGCTCGCGCCCGCGCTCAGACCGGAGCTGGTCGACGCGCTCGCGCAGCGGCCGATCACCGCGCTCGCGATGGACGCCGTGCCGCGCATCAGCCGCGCGCAGTCGCTCGACGTCCTCTCCAGCATGGCGAACATCGCCGGCTACCGCGCCGTGATCGAGGCCGCGCACGTCTTCGGGCGCTTCTTCACCGGCCAGGTGACGGCCGCCGGCAAGGTCCCGCCGGCGAAGGTGCTGATCGCGGGCGCCGGCGTCGCCGGGCTCGCCGCGATCGGCGCCGCCAACAGCCTCGGCGCGATCGTGCGCGCGACCGACCCGCGTCCCGAGGTCGCCGACCAGGTGAGATCGCTCGGCGGCGAGTTCCTCTCGGTGATGGAGCTGGAAGTCTCCAGTGACGGCTACGCGAGAGCGACGAGCGACGACTACAACCGCCTCGCCGCCGAGCTGTACACCGAGCAGGCGAAAGACGTCGACATCATCATCACGACGGCCTTGATCCCCGGCCGCCCGGCGCCGACGCTGATGACCGCCGAGCAGGTCGCGCTGATGAGATCGGGCTCGGTGATCGTCGACATGGCCGCGTCGATGGGCGGCAACGTCGAGGGCTCGGTCGCCGGCAAGGCGATCGTGACCGACAACGGCGTCACGATCATCGGCTACACCGACCTCGCCGGCCGCCTGCCCGCGCAGGCGTCGCAGCTCTACGGCACGAACCTCGTGAACCTGATGAAGCTGCTGACGCCGGAGAGAGACGGGCAGGTCAGACTCGACTTCGACGACGTCGTCCAGCGCTCGATGACGGTCGTGCGCGACGGCGAGAGAACCTGGCCGCCGCCCCCGGTGCAGGTCTCCGCCGCGCCGGCCGCGAGATCCGAGTCGGCGAGAGCCGTCGAGGCAGCGCCGGCCAAGGCGCCGCGCCCGGCGTGGGTCAGATACGCCCCGATCGCCGTCGGGCTGCTCGCGCTGTGGGCGGTCAACGCGTTCGCACCCGACCCGCTGCCGAGCCACTTCACCGTGCTGATGCTGGCCGTCGTCGTCGGCTACTACGTGATCGGCAAGGTCCACCACGCGCTGCACACGCCGCTGATGTCGGTCACCAACGCGATCTCAGGCATCATCGTCGTCGGCGCGATGCTCCAACTCGGCGAGCAGGACGACACCGTCATCCGCGTGCTCGCGACGGTCGCGATCCTGTTCGCGTCGATCAACGTCTTCGGCGGCTTCGCCGTGACCCGGCGCATGCTCGGCATGTTCAACAGAGGCTGA
- a CDS encoding sensor histidine kinase, with the protein MSRIRALADRMTEVRAAPRAVDAAWAAGVASACLLLLALHIDSTGPSELLAVALTVGACAPLALRRTLPALAAIASLALGIALALLGYGGAAYVVALLLVVHAAIVSDREQAVVLGLLTSAATMALAIRESDDQVLLAAFAGGVAGIVPALFGDAIRNERGRAQAAHELARRVEERRDRDVERAVTEERLRIARDVHDVTGHHLSAISLQAAGASRTTEDPIARAALARIHEATAAALGQTRHALGILKQTGPAELSPPPRLEHVERLLEPAREAGLTVDVEVRGERRALPDAVELCAYRVLQEALTNVVRHARASRVVVTTAYLPRNLVVSVEDDGIGSDTDGGAPEPPAGGHGIPGMRERAALAGGRLEVGPTAPHGWRVRADLPLGEVA; encoded by the coding sequence GTGTCGAGGATCCGCGCGCTCGCCGATCGGATGACCGAGGTCCGCGCCGCCCCACGGGCGGTCGACGCCGCCTGGGCGGCGGGGGTCGCGAGCGCCTGCCTGCTGCTGCTGGCGCTGCACATCGACAGCACCGGCCCCTCCGAGCTGCTCGCGGTCGCGCTGACCGTCGGCGCCTGCGCCCCGCTGGCGCTGCGGCGGACGCTGCCGGCGCTGGCCGCGATCGCCTCGCTGGCGCTCGGAATCGCGCTCGCGCTGCTCGGCTACGGCGGCGCCGCGTACGTCGTCGCGCTGCTGCTCGTCGTCCACGCCGCGATCGTCAGCGACCGCGAGCAGGCGGTCGTGCTCGGCCTGCTCACGAGCGCCGCGACGATGGCGCTCGCGATCCGCGAGTCGGACGACCAGGTGCTGCTCGCCGCGTTCGCCGGCGGCGTCGCCGGAATCGTGCCGGCGCTGTTCGGCGACGCGATCCGCAACGAGCGCGGCCGGGCTCAGGCGGCGCACGAGCTGGCGCGCCGCGTCGAGGAGCGGCGCGACCGCGACGTCGAGCGCGCCGTGACCGAGGAGCGGCTGCGGATCGCGCGCGACGTGCACGACGTGACCGGCCACCACCTCAGCGCGATCTCGCTGCAGGCGGCCGGCGCGAGCCGGACGACGGAGGATCCGATCGCGCGCGCGGCGCTCGCTCGGATCCACGAGGCGACGGCCGCGGCGCTCGGCCAGACGAGACACGCGCTCGGGATCCTCAAGCAGACCGGGCCGGCGGAGCTCTCGCCGCCGCCGCGGCTGGAGCACGTCGAGCGGCTGCTGGAGCCGGCGCGCGAGGCCGGGCTGACGGTCGACGTCGAGGTGCGCGGCGAGCGGCGAGCGCTCCCCGACGCGGTCGAGCTGTGCGCCTACCGGGTGCTGCAGGAGGCGCTCACGAACGTCGTCCGGCACGCGCGCGCGAGCCGCGTCGTGGTGACGACGGCATACCTGCCGCGCAACCTCGTCGTGAGCGTCGAGGACGACGGCATCGGAAGCGACACCGACGGCGGCGCGCCGGAGCCGCCTGCGGGCGGCCACGGGATCCCTGGCATGCGCGAGCGCGCCGCGCTCGCCGGCGGACGGCTGGAGGTCGGGCCGACGGCGCCGCACGGCTGGCGCGTGCGCGCCGACCTGCCGCTCGGGGAGGTCGCGTGA
- a CDS encoding response regulator: MSIRVVVADDQPIARQGLRMILESEPDLEVVGEAVDGLDAIGQVERRRPDLVLMDIRMPRMDGLEATRRLRAVTGVEVIVVTTFDLDEYVLDALRAGAVGFLVKDSAPERIVDAVRSVARGDALISPEVTRRLLEQFVSAAPARAGDATLAELTPRERDVLLGIAAGRSNAEIAALLQLEESTVKGHVGRMLAKLGLHSRVQAVIYAYETGLVTPSRGGG, translated from the coding sequence GTGAGCATCCGCGTCGTCGTCGCCGACGACCAGCCGATCGCGCGGCAGGGGCTGCGGATGATCCTCGAGAGCGAGCCGGACCTGGAGGTCGTCGGCGAGGCGGTCGACGGGCTCGACGCGATCGGCCAGGTCGAGCGGCGCAGACCGGACCTCGTGCTGATGGACATCCGGATGCCGCGGATGGATGGGCTGGAGGCGACGCGCCGGCTGCGCGCGGTCACGGGCGTCGAGGTGATCGTCGTGACGACGTTCGACCTCGACGAGTACGTCCTCGACGCGCTGCGCGCCGGCGCCGTCGGCTTCCTCGTGAAGGACTCGGCGCCGGAGCGGATCGTCGACGCGGTGCGCTCGGTCGCACGCGGCGACGCGCTGATCTCGCCGGAGGTCACGCGCCGCCTGCTGGAGCAGTTCGTCAGTGCCGCGCCGGCGCGCGCCGGCGACGCGACGCTGGCGGAGCTGACGCCCCGCGAGCGCGACGTGCTGCTGGGGATCGCCGCCGGCCGCTCAAACGCTGAGATCGCCGCCCTCCTCCAGCTGGAGGAGAGCACCGTCAAGGGCCACGTCGGCCGCATGCTCGCCAAGCTCGGCCTCCACAGCCGCGTGCAGGCGGTCATCTACGCGTACGAGACCGGCCTCGTCACACCCAGCCGCGGTGGTGGTTGA
- a CDS encoding helix-turn-helix transcriptional regulator has product MSALFERERELAELDAMVVEVCAGGGRLAVVEAAAGLGKTRLLLAARDRGRAAGMRVLAARATELERDFPFALARQLFEPALAALAAPARAVLFEGAAGSARSAVEATDPDAPPAEPAADTFAVLHGLYWLTAAFAAQQPLLLAVDDAHWSDAASLDFLGFLLPRLEELPVLLVVACRRDEPGAERSLARIATDSLARRLTPHPLSPRATTALLADELEHEPEEAFAAACHEVSGGNPFLLGELARTLAAERIDPAVAQASHVRELAPERVTRTVLVRLARLSREAQAVARAVVVLGDGADGLLTAELAGLDEAVAARAADELRAAAILDRDATLRFVHPLVRTALDVELPAGERAAAHVRAVELLRARGASPQQLAAHLVATDARGARETVETLLEAGRAALSSGAPRSAIAYLTRALHEPAPEDLRVVILNSLMIAGIRAPDRTLFAALLPEVLAEMERNPSLRLRWGVKVTVWMILNGRVDGAAPLLERAIEVANAEGDVEHAFRLEAQLSLVTPRTLLATRAQLARYSAGIPPDSPCGRLLAAYESEWHAFDGTALDATEAARRALAHDGRIFVEQPEFFAPGRPVLALLLADEVRLADRAVKRALAMARQRGATPELVASWWMSSGVAWARGDLPAADADMRQALEVARLGKLRYALLPLRATLTSLLVARGELAAAEAEVEASGMSGGMPNAFVFVLWLFARGQLRFAQGRFEEAAADFETLERFAVGWGVIGAPAPPVYICVARVATALDDRERARTLADAALTRARRWGAPVLVASALRVQAATLDGSARITALEEAVAMLDRSPARLARAEALTELGAALRRARRRVDARPPLREALELARRCGAASLARRAHDELAATGERVRRYTPIGVESLTPSERRVAELAASGMTNLQIAQTRFLTVKTIETHLSSVYDKLGIRSRRQLPAALGEPAKSGVAPD; this is encoded by the coding sequence ATGAGCGCGCTGTTCGAGCGTGAGCGTGAGCTCGCGGAGCTCGACGCGATGGTCGTGGAGGTATGTGCTGGCGGTGGGCGTCTCGCGGTCGTGGAGGCCGCCGCCGGGCTCGGCAAGACGCGCCTGCTGCTCGCCGCGCGCGACCGCGGCCGCGCGGCCGGCATGCGGGTGCTCGCCGCGCGCGCGACGGAGCTGGAACGCGACTTCCCGTTCGCTCTCGCGCGCCAGCTGTTCGAGCCGGCACTCGCGGCACTCGCAGCGCCGGCGCGCGCGGTGCTCTTCGAGGGCGCGGCCGGCTCGGCGCGCAGCGCGGTCGAGGCGACCGACCCCGACGCGCCGCCGGCGGAGCCGGCGGCCGACACCTTCGCCGTCCTGCACGGCTTGTACTGGCTGACCGCGGCGTTCGCCGCCCAGCAGCCGCTGCTGCTCGCGGTCGACGATGCGCACTGGTCCGATGCGGCGTCGCTCGACTTCCTCGGCTTCCTGCTGCCGCGGCTCGAGGAGTTGCCGGTGCTGCTCGTCGTCGCGTGCCGCCGCGACGAGCCCGGGGCCGAGCGCAGTCTCGCGCGGATCGCGACCGACTCGCTGGCGCGGCGGCTCACGCCGCATCCGCTCAGCCCGCGTGCCACGACGGCACTGCTCGCCGACGAGTTGGAGCACGAGCCGGAGGAAGCGTTCGCCGCGGCCTGTCACGAGGTCAGCGGCGGCAATCCCTTTCTGCTGGGTGAGCTGGCGCGCACGCTCGCGGCCGAGCGGATCGATCCTGCCGTTGCGCAGGCGTCGCATGTGCGCGAGCTCGCGCCGGAGCGTGTCACGCGCACTGTGCTCGTGCGCCTGGCGCGGCTCTCTCGCGAGGCCCAGGCAGTCGCGCGAGCCGTCGTCGTGCTCGGCGACGGCGCCGATGGTCTCCTCACGGCCGAGTTGGCCGGGCTCGATGAGGCGGTCGCCGCGCGCGCGGCCGACGAGCTGCGTGCCGCGGCGATCCTCGACCGGGACGCGACGCTGCGGTTCGTTCACCCGCTGGTGCGCACGGCGCTCGACGTCGAGCTGCCGGCCGGCGAGCGTGCGGCGGCGCATGTCCGCGCAGTGGAGCTGCTGCGTGCACGCGGTGCAAGTCCGCAGCAGCTCGCGGCACACTTGGTGGCGACCGACGCGCGCGGTGCGCGCGAGACGGTCGAGACGCTGCTGGAGGCGGGCAGGGCTGCGCTCTCGAGCGGTGCGCCGCGTTCGGCGATCGCCTATCTGACGCGGGCACTGCATGAGCCGGCGCCGGAGGACCTGCGGGTCGTGATCCTCAACTCGCTCATGATCGCGGGCATTCGCGCGCCCGACCGGACGCTGTTTGCGGCGCTGCTCCCCGAGGTGCTGGCAGAGATGGAGCGCAATCCGAGCCTGCGGCTGCGGTGGGGCGTCAAGGTCACCGTGTGGATGATCCTCAACGGTCGCGTCGACGGTGCGGCACCGCTGCTGGAACGCGCGATCGAGGTCGCGAACGCTGAGGGCGACGTTGAGCACGCGTTCCGCCTGGAGGCGCAGCTGAGCCTGGTCACGCCGCGCACACTGCTCGCCACGCGAGCGCAGTTGGCACGGTACAGCGCAGGGATCCCGCCCGACAGCCCGTGTGGGCGCCTGCTGGCCGCCTACGAGTCGGAATGGCACGCGTTCGACGGAACCGCCCTCGACGCGACAGAGGCCGCCCGGCGCGCGCTTGCTCACGACGGCCGCATCTTCGTCGAGCAGCCGGAGTTCTTCGCCCCCGGCCGCCCGGTCCTTGCGTTGCTTCTCGCTGACGAGGTACGCCTCGCCGACCGCGCCGTCAAACGGGCACTCGCGATGGCGCGACAGCGCGGCGCGACGCCGGAGCTCGTCGCTTCGTGGTGGATGAGCTCCGGGGTCGCGTGGGCTCGCGGTGACCTTCCGGCGGCGGACGCGGACATGCGTCAGGCACTCGAGGTCGCACGCCTCGGCAAGCTGCGGTACGCCCTGCTGCCCCTGCGGGCCACGCTCACCAGCCTCCTCGTCGCGCGCGGGGAGCTTGCGGCAGCCGAGGCTGAGGTCGAGGCCAGCGGCATGAGCGGAGGGATGCCCAACGCCTTTGTGTTCGTGCTGTGGCTGTTCGCTCGCGGGCAGCTCCGCTTCGCGCAGGGACGTTTCGAAGAGGCCGCCGCCGATTTCGAGACGCTGGAGCGCTTCGCGGTCGGCTGGGGGGTGATTGGAGCGCCCGCGCCACCGGTGTACATCTGCGTCGCGCGCGTCGCCACGGCGCTCGACGATCGCGAGCGTGCGCGAACGCTGGCAGACGCGGCGCTCACACGCGCGCGGCGGTGGGGCGCTCCGGTGCTCGTCGCGTCCGCACTGCGCGTGCAGGCGGCGACGCTCGACGGCAGCGCCCGGATCACGGCGCTCGAGGAAGCGGTCGCCATGCTCGACCGGTCGCCCGCACGGCTCGCGCGAGCGGAGGCGCTCACCGAGCTCGGCGCGGCTCTGCGCCGAGCCCGGCGACGCGTGGACGCGCGCCCACCGCTGCGCGAAGCGCTCGAGCTCGCGCGCCGCTGCGGCGCCGCGAGCCTTGCCCGTCGCGCGCACGACGAGCTCGCGGCCACCGGCGAGAGGGTGCGCCGCTACACGCCGATCGGAGTCGAGTCACTCACCCCGAGCGAGCGACGCGTAGCCGAGCTTGCCGCAAGCGGGATGACGAACCTGCAGATCGCGCAGACGCGATTCCTGACCGTCAAGACGATCGAGACCCACCTCAGCTCGGTCTACGACAAACTCGGAATCCGCTCACGCCGGCAACTGCCAGCGGCCCTCGGCGAACCCGCGAAGTCCGGCGTCGCGCCCGATTGA
- the pntB gene encoding Re/Si-specific NAD(P)(+) transhydrogenase subunit beta, translating into MTASLIIGSIDAQSIATASYIVAALLFILSLAGLSRHETARQGVAFGIAGMAIALAATIGVATEHAEAVAVVLLVVAVAIGACIGLWRARVVEMTGMPELIALLHSFVGLAAVLVGWNGYFAVENGDHHELVGSLLDIHNAEVFIGVFIGAVTLTGSIVAYLKLSARMKSAPLMLPGKNYLNLGALAAFVVLTVIFVISPSLPLLIAVTVLALALGWHLVASIGGGDMPVVVSMLNSYSGWAAAASGFLLNNDLLIVTGALVGSSGAYLSYIMCQAMNRSFISVIAGGFGIEAPASADTDYGEHREIDAASAAELLTEASSVIITPGYGMAVAQAQYPVAELTRQLRDRGIDVRFGVHPVAGRLPGHMNVLLAEAKVPYDIVLEMDEVNDDFADTDVVLVIGANDTVNPAATEDPSSPIAGMPVLKVWEASNVIVFKRSMASGYAGVQNPLFFRENAQMLFGDAKTKVDEIVGALAAERVPA; encoded by the coding sequence ATGACCGCATCTCTCATCATCGGCTCCATCGACGCGCAGTCGATCGCGACGGCGTCCTACATCGTCGCCGCGCTGCTGTTCATCCTCTCGCTCGCCGGGCTGTCGAGACACGAGACGGCCCGACAGGGCGTCGCGTTCGGGATCGCCGGCATGGCGATCGCGCTGGCAGCGACGATCGGCGTCGCGACCGAGCACGCTGAGGCGGTCGCGGTCGTCCTGCTCGTCGTCGCGGTCGCGATCGGCGCCTGCATCGGTCTCTGGCGGGCCCGCGTCGTCGAGATGACCGGCATGCCCGAGCTGATCGCGCTGCTGCACAGCTTTGTCGGCCTCGCGGCCGTGCTCGTCGGCTGGAACGGCTACTTCGCCGTCGAGAACGGCGACCACCACGAGCTCGTCGGCTCGCTGCTCGACATCCACAACGCCGAGGTCTTCATCGGGGTCTTCATCGGCGCGGTGACCCTCACCGGCTCGATCGTCGCCTACCTGAAGCTGTCGGCGAGAATGAAGTCGGCGCCGCTGATGCTGCCGGGCAAGAACTACCTCAACCTCGGCGCGCTCGCGGCGTTCGTCGTGCTGACGGTCATCTTCGTGATCTCGCCGAGCCTCCCGCTGCTGATCGCGGTCACCGTGCTCGCGCTCGCGCTCGGCTGGCACCTCGTCGCCTCGATCGGCGGCGGCGACATGCCGGTCGTCGTCTCGATGCTCAACTCCTACTCGGGCTGGGCGGCGGCAGCCTCGGGCTTCCTGCTCAACAACGACCTCCTGATCGTGACCGGGGCGCTCGTGGGCTCCTCCGGTGCCTATCTCTCCTACATCATGTGCCAGGCGATGAACCGCTCGTTCATCTCCGTGATCGCGGGCGGCTTCGGCATCGAGGCCCCGGCCTCGGCCGACACCGACTATGGCGAGCACCGGGAGATCGACGCGGCCAGCGCGGCTGAGCTGCTGACCGAAGCCAGCTCGGTCATCATCACGCCCGGCTACGGCATGGCGGTCGCGCAGGCCCAGTACCCGGTCGCGGAGCTGACCCGTCAGCTGCGCGACCGCGGCATCGACGTCCGCTTCGGCGTCCACCCGGTCGCCGGCCGCCTCCCGGGTCACATGAACGTGCTGCTCGCCGAGGCGAAGGTGCCGTACGACATCGTGCTCGAGATGGACGAGGTCAACGACGACTTCGCCGACACCGACGTCGTCCTCGTGATCGGCGCCAACGACACGGTCAACCCGGCGGCCACCGAGGACCCGAGCAGCCCGATCGCGGGCATGCCCGTGCTGAAGGTGTGGGAGGCGAGCAACGTGATCGTCTTCAAGCGCTCGATGGCATCCGGCTACGCCGGCGTCCAGAACCCGCTGTTCTTCCGCGAGAACGCGCAGATGCTGTTCGGCGACGCGAAGACGAAGGTCGACGAGATCGTCGGCGCGCTCGCCGCCGAGCGCGTCCCGGCCTGA
- a CDS encoding MMPL family transporter, with protein sequence MATAFYRLGRAAYRRRRLVLATWVVLLVGAIAAAATLSGSTNETFSTPGTESQQANDLLDKRLPDANGADGRIVFAAPEGERLTGGERRAAIEAALADVARAPEVIDTADPFAAGLVSRDGRVALAQVTWGVPEDDVDAEMREDVAGRAGAAARDAGLQVEFGGAAAPDGGGEGGIAELAGVGVAALVLAITFGSLLAAGLPLLTAVIGVAISLMGITAMSGFVDLNSNVSTLAMMLGLAVGIDYALFILARHRAQLFTGMDPEESAGRAAGTAGSAVVFAGATVVIALAALAVVNIPFLTSMGLAAAAAVVIAVAVALTLVPALFGFAGTRLLRGKNFETGERAQRPTLGARWAALVVRRRWPALALCTIALGACAIPMLDMRLGLPDDSTAAPQDTNRKAYDLLTDAFGPGFNGPLTIVVDAGEGGAAARAADAVAVDLRRHDDVESVARPLLNRAGDTAIISLVPRSGPSSEATKQLVEDVRDRADTLGPEVGADVLLTGTTAVNIDVSQRLSDALLPYLAVIVGLAFLLLAIAFRSVLVPLTAVGGFLLTIGAAFGAVVAVFQNGFAADLLGVAQEGPIMSLMPVLIIGILFGLAMDYQVFLVTRMREEHVHGATPTRAVTDGFRHSARVVTGAALIMTAVFASFIVERDAVIKSVGFALAFGILVDAFVVRMTLIPALMAVLGERAWWLPRWLDRVLPRVDVEGEQLTRRFGPPRPVEPAEPGTLAVDKKMV encoded by the coding sequence ATGGCTACCGCCTTCTACAGGCTCGGCCGAGCGGCGTACCGCCGCCGCCGGCTCGTGCTCGCCACCTGGGTCGTGCTGCTCGTCGGCGCGATCGCCGCGGCAGCCACGCTCAGCGGCTCGACGAACGAGACCTTCTCGACGCCCGGGACCGAGTCCCAGCAGGCGAACGACCTGCTCGACAAGCGCCTGCCGGACGCCAACGGCGCCGACGGCCGGATCGTCTTCGCCGCTCCAGAGGGCGAGCGGCTGACCGGCGGCGAGCGCAGAGCGGCGATCGAGGCCGCGCTCGCCGACGTCGCCAGAGCGCCGGAGGTGATCGACACCGCGGACCCGTTCGCCGCCGGCCTCGTCTCCAGAGACGGCCGCGTCGCGCTCGCTCAGGTGACGTGGGGCGTGCCGGAGGACGACGTCGACGCCGAGATGCGCGAGGACGTCGCCGGGCGCGCCGGGGCGGCGGCGCGGGATGCTGGGCTGCAGGTCGAGTTCGGCGGCGCGGCCGCCCCCGACGGCGGCGGTGAGGGCGGGATCGCCGAGCTGGCCGGCGTCGGCGTCGCGGCGCTCGTGCTGGCGATCACGTTCGGCTCGCTTCTCGCCGCCGGGCTGCCGCTGCTGACGGCGGTGATCGGCGTCGCGATCTCGCTGATGGGCATCACCGCGATGTCCGGCTTCGTCGATCTCAACTCGAACGTCTCGACGCTTGCGATGATGCTCGGCCTCGCGGTCGGGATCGACTACGCGCTGTTCATCCTCGCGCGCCACCGCGCGCAGCTGTTCACCGGCATGGACCCGGAGGAGTCGGCCGGACGCGCCGCCGGCACCGCCGGCAGCGCCGTCGTCTTCGCCGGCGCGACGGTCGTGATCGCGCTCGCCGCGCTCGCCGTCGTGAACATCCCGTTCCTGACGTCGATGGGGCTCGCGGCCGCGGCCGCCGTCGTGATCGCGGTGGCGGTCGCGCTGACGCTCGTGCCCGCGCTGTTCGGCTTCGCCGGCACGCGGCTGCTGCGCGGCAAGAACTTCGAGACCGGCGAGCGCGCGCAGCGCCCGACGCTCGGCGCGCGCTGGGCGGCGCTCGTCGTCCGCCGCCGCTGGCCCGCGCTCGCGCTCTGCACGATCGCGCTCGGCGCCTGCGCGATTCCGATGCTCGACATGCGGCTCGGCCTGCCGGACGACTCGACGGCGGCGCCGCAGGACACCAACCGCAAGGCCTACGACCTGCTGACCGACGCGTTCGGGCCCGGCTTCAACGGGCCGCTGACGATCGTCGTCGACGCCGGGGAGGGCGGCGCGGCGGCGCGCGCGGCGGACGCGGTCGCGGTCGACCTGAGACGCCACGACGACGTCGAGAGCGTCGCCAGACCGCTGCTCAACAGAGCCGGCGACACCGCGATCATCTCGCTCGTGCCGCGCAGCGGGCCGTCGAGCGAGGCGACGAAGCAGCTCGTCGAGGACGTCCGCGACCGGGCCGACACACTCGGGCCGGAGGTCGGCGCCGACGTGCTGCTGACCGGCACGACGGCGGTCAACATCGACGTCTCGCAGCGGCTCTCGGACGCGCTCCTGCCGTACCTCGCGGTGATCGTCGGGCTGGCGTTCCTGCTGCTGGCGATCGCGTTCCGCTCCGTGCTGGTGCCGCTGACCGCGGTCGGCGGGTTCCTGCTGACGATCGGCGCGGCGTTCGGCGCCGTCGTCGCCGTCTTCCAGAACGGCTTCGCGGCCGACCTGCTCGGCGTCGCGCAGGAGGGGCCGATCATGTCGCTGATGCCGGTCCTGATCATCGGGATCCTGTTCGGGCTCGCGATGGACTACCAGGTCTTCCTCGTCACGCGCATGCGCGAGGAGCACGTCCACGGCGCGACGCCGACGCGGGCGGTCACGGATGGCTTCCGCCACTCCGCGCGCGTCGTCACCGGCGCCGCGCTGATCATGACCGCGGTCTTCGCGAGCTTCATCGTCGAGAGAGACGCGGTCATCAAGTCGGTCGGATTCGCGCTCGCGTTCGGGATCCTCGTCGACGCGTTCGTCGTGCGGATGACGCTGATCCCGGCGCTGATGGCGGTGCTCGGCGAGCGAGCCTGGTGGCTTCCGCGCTGGCTCGACCGCGTGCTCCCGCGCGTCGACGTCGAGGGCGAGCAGCTGACGCGGCGGTTCGGCCCCCCGCGTCCCGTCGAGCCCGCCGAGCCCGGCACCCTCGCTGTCGACAAGAAGATGGTGTAA